A single region of the Caretta caretta isolate rCarCar2 chromosome 25, rCarCar1.hap1, whole genome shotgun sequence genome encodes:
- the ABCA7 gene encoding phospholipid-transporting ATPase ABCA7 isoform X9 — protein sequence MDGQAGQGLPERGRDLFPLPPDQCLPSPCPGGGAAGSSVGPAHRAAELQIGRRGERRGDPGHFPPGRRDAREGGLGLLLQVGAMTSFAEFRRELQALSGRDAGSSLQGTFEAVSRIACGHPEGGDLKIPSLNWYEDNDIKAFLNRNRSEQGAVPLDNATSPYCKELIRSLESNPLSRILWRGIKPLFIGKILYTPSSPSTRRIMAEVNRTFQELAVLREVRGTWQELGPRVYAFLNSSLEMQVLQSLLRAPATSRLVEQGLNGTSWDPSAVGEFLAGVPGGQAYTWRQAYAEVDQVVGTLSQFIECVSLDKVEAVASEEQLVSRALQLLEGRQFWAGVVFLPHDNATPGELPPHVRYKIRMDIDDVTRSNKIKDRFWDPGPAADPFSDLRYVWGGFVYVQDLVERAITRVLSGAASRTGIYLQQMPYPCYVDDVFLRVLNRSLPLFMTLAWIYSVAVIIKGVVHEKEARLKETMKIMGLSRGILWLSWFISSFIPFLISSSFLVLILKLGDILPYSDPTVVFLFLAAFTVATIAQCFLISTFFSRANLASACGGIIYFSFYLPYVLCVAWRDHITFPLRLCLSLLSPVAFGFGCEYFSLYEEQGVGIQWYNLNSSPMQGDPYNFATSMALLLLDACLYGLATWYIEAVFPGQYGIPKPWNFPFLKSYWFGESSSEGCHPFPTNSLSSAEVLVEKPPAQLRPGVSICNLVKIYRSSSKVAVNGLSLSFYEGQITSFLGHNGAGKTTTMSILSGLLPPSSGTAYILGRDIRSEMDSIRKTMGMCPQHNVLFDILTVEEHIWFYGRLKGLSGEQVKEEVKQIIQDVGLPHKRREQTKNLSGGMQRKLSVAIAFVGGSQVVILDEPTAGVDPYSRRGIWELLLKYRKGRTVILSTHYMDEADLLGDRVAIISQGRLCCCGSPLFLKAKLGTGYYLTLVKREAGARERAALGGSFSSITIASRKDDSSSERTCDTGLGSEQCSESSTVDVPQLSALIQKLVPGSRLVEDIGHEVLYVLPYGGAKDGAFGELFRELDGRLGELGVSSYGISDTTLEEIFLKVAEDTGVDVDTTGSGGAPQRVRTAAPASSYTLRTVSENGDAEAADTEPVKGSRKAEEPKETDFLHSLDGRGSQQVLGWALTRQHLRALFTKRLLYARRSTRGFFAQIVLPAVFVCIALLFSLIVPPFGKYPPLHLEPWMYGEQFTFFSDDSPGDPDSVQLLGALLAEPGFGTKCMRDALEGRAPCPPASHERGFWTPEVPRSLAEVFRNTNWTPANPSPACECSSRGARKMLPDCPEAAGGLPPPQVQRGTGDILQNLTGRNISDYLVKTYPKIIRQGLRTKKWVNEQRYGGISLGAHSSQTLPSAEEVDGAVREIRAVLNITKGSPIDRLLGNLTSFIEGLDTHNNVKVWFNNKGWHAMVSFVNVVNNGLLRASLPPGAEPWRYGITAINHPLNLTKEQLSEAALMATSVDVLVSICVMFAMSFIPASFVLFLIEERVSKAKHLQFVSGMKPSVYWLGNFAWDMCNYLVPAGLVVLIFLCFQQKSYVSSANLPSLVLLLFLYGWSITPLMYPASFLFSIPSTAYVVLTCVNLFIGINGSVATFVLELFIDQKLNHVNRILKKVFLVFPHFCLGRGLIDMVKNQAMADAFERFGDKRFVSPLCWDLAGKNMFAMALQGIVFFLFTILLQYRFFVKLRPFAVKLPPLGREDEDVAREREKITSGARQGDILVLHDLTKVYRARKKPAVDRLCVGIPPGECFGLLGVNGAGKTSTFKMLTGDTEVTLGDACLKGHSVLRDLQSVHQNMGYCPQFDAINDLLTGREHLVFYCRVRGVPEEETPRVAQWGVSKLGLAQYADRPAGGYSGGNKRKLSTAIALLGAPPVVFLDEPTTGMDPRARRFLWNCILSVIKEGRSVVLTSHSMEECEALCTRMAIMVNGRFRCLGSVQHLKSRFGDGYTITLRVSGPRPDLRPVETFIQDSFPGIVLKERHHCMLQYQLPSRSCSLAKIFSILSTHRGTYCIEDYSVSQTTLDQVFVHFAKDQSEDEPLPDLAPLSKPQPPDPWKRITHFLEDDSYQESAV from the exons GCCTGGGTCTCCTGCTCCAGGTCGGCGCCATGACCAGCTTTGCAGAGTTCCGGCGGGAGCTGCAGGCGCTGTCGGGGCGGGACGCTGGCTCCTCCCTGCAGGGCACCTTCGAGGCCGTGTCCCGCATCGCCTGCGGGCACCCGGAAGGGGGCGACCTCAAGATCCCCTCCCTCAACTGGTATGAGGACAACGACATCAAGGCCTTTCTGAACCGCAACCGCTCAGAGCAGGGAGCCGTCCCGCTGGACAACGCCACCA GCCCTTACTGCAAGGAGCTGATCCGGAGCCTGGAGTCGAACCCGCTGTCCCGGATCCTGTGGCGGGGGATCAAACCTCTCTTCATCGGCAAAATCCTCTACACCCCGTCCAGCCCCAGCACACGAAGGATCATGGCCGAG GTGAACCGGACGTTCCAGGAGCTGGCCGTGTTGCGGGAGGTGAGGGGCACCTGGCAGGAGCTGGGGCCTCGGGTCTACGCCTTCCTCAACAGCAGCCTCGAGATGCAGGTCCTTCAG AGCCTGCTGCGGGCACCTGCCACCTCCCGCCTGGTGGAGCAGGGCCTGAACGGCACTTCGTGGGACCCATCGGCCGTGGGCGAGTTCCTGGCGGGGGTGCCAGGGGGCCAGGCCTACACCTGGCGCCAGGCCTACGCGGAGGTGGACCAGGTGGTGGGCACCCTGTCGCAGTTCATCGAG TGCGTCTCCCTGGACAAGGTGGAGGCGGTGGCCTCCGAAGAGCAGCTGGTGTCGCgggccctgcagctgctggaggggcgCCAGTTCTGGGCCGGCGTGGTCTTCCTGCCCCACGACAATGCCACCCCCGGGGAGCTGCCCCCCCATGTCCGCTACAAGATCCGCATGGACATCGACGACGTCACCCGCAGCAACAAGATCAAGGACAG GTTCTGGGACCCGGGCCCAGCCGCCGACCCCTTCAGCGACCTGCGCTACGTCTGGGGGGGCTTCGTCTACGTGCAGGACCTGGTGGAACGGGCCATCACGCGGGTCCTGAGCGGCGCTGCCAGCCGCACCGGCATCTACCTGCAGCAGATGCCCTACCCCTGCTACGTGGATGACGT TTTCCTGCGGGTCTTGAATCGCTCGCTGCCACTCTTCATGACGCTGGCCTGGATCTACTCGGTGGCCGTGATCATCAAAGGGGTGGTGCACGAGAAGGAAGCCCGGCTGAAGGAGACCATGAAGATtatggggctcagcaggggcatCCTCTGGCTCAGCTGGTTCATCAGCAGCTTCATCCCCTTCCTCATCAGCTCCTCCTTCCTCGTCCTCATCCTCAAG CTGGGAGACATCCTGCCCTACAGCGACCCCACCGTGGTCTTCCTCTTCTTGGCCGCCTTCACTGTGGCCACCATCGCCCAGTGCTTCCTCATCAGCACCTTCTTCTCCCGCGCCAACCTGGCCTCGGCCTGCGGTGGCATCATCTACTTCTCCTTCTACCTGCCCTACGTGCTGTGCGTGGCCTGGCGCGACCACATCACCTTCCCGCTGCGCCTCTGCTTG agcctcctGTCCCCAGTGGCATTTGGGTTTGGCTGCGAGTACTTCTCCCTGTACGAGGAGCAGGGCGTGGGGATCCAGTGGTACAACCTGAACTCCAGCCCCATGCAGGGCGACCCTTACAACTTCGCCACCTCCATGGCGCTGCTGCTCCTGGACGCGTGTCTGTACGGCCTGGCCACGTGGTACATCGAGGCTGTCTTCCCAG GCCAGTATGGGATTCCCAAACCCTGGAATTTTCCCTTCCTGAAGAGCTACTGGTTTGGAGAGTCATCCTCCGAAGGCTGCCACCCCTTCCCGACCAACTCCTTGAGCTCTGCGGAAG TACTGGTGGAGAAGCCGCCCGCGCAGCTGCGCCCGGGGGTCTCCATCTGCAACCTGGTGAAGATTTACCGCAGTAGCAGCAAAGTGGCCGTCAATGGGCTGAGCCTCAGCTTCTACGAGGGCCAGATCACCTCCTTCCTGGGCCACAACGGGGCCGGCAAGACCACCACGAT gTCCATCCTGAGCGGtctgctgccccccagctccggGACGGCCTACATCCTGGGCCGGGACATCCGCTCCGAGATGGACAGCATCCGGAAAACCATGGGGATGTGTCCCCAGCACAACGTCCTCTTTGACAT cctgacgGTGGAGGAGCACATCTGGTTTTATGGGCGCCTGAAGGGGCTATCAGGGGAGCAGGTGAAGGAGGAGGTGAAGCAGATCATCCAGGATGTGGGGCTGCCCCACAAGCGCCGGGAGCAGACCAAGAACCTGTCGG GTGGGATGCAGCGGAAGCTCTCCGTGGCCATCGCTTTCGTGGGCGGCTCCCAGGTGGTCATTCTGGACGAGCCCACCGCTGGGGTCGACCCCTACTCCCGGCGGGGcatctgggagctgctgctgaagtATCGCAAAg gccgCACGGTCATCCTCTCCACCCACTACATGGACGAGGCGGACCTGCTGGGCGACCGGGTGGCCATCATCTCCCAGGGCCGGCTTTGCTGCTGCGGCTCCCCACTCTTCCTCAAGGCCAAGCTGGGCACCGGCTATTACCTGACCCTGGTGAAGCGGGAGGCCGGCGCCCGGGAGCGGGCGGCCCTGGGGGGCAGTTTCAGCAGCATCACCATCGCCAGCAGAAAG GATGACAGCAGTTCAGAGCGCACCTGTGACACCGGCCTGGGCAGCGAGCAGTGCAGCGAGTCCAGCACCGTGG ACGTGCCGCAGCTGTCAGCCCTGATCCAGAAGCTGGTCCCTGGCTCCCGGCTGGTGGAGGATATTGGCCACGAGGTGCTGTACGTCTTGCCGTATGGCGGCGCCAAGGATGGGGCCTTTGGGGAGCTGTTCCGGGAGCTGGACGGGCGCCTGGGCGAGCTGGGGGTCTCCAGCTACGGGATCTCGGACACCACCTTGGAAGAG ATCTTTCTGAAGGTGGCTGAGGACACAGGAGTGGACGTTGACACCACAG GCTCTGGGGGAGCCCCCCAGCGTGTGAGAACGGCAGCCCCCGCCTCCTCCTACACGCTGCGGACGGTGAGCGAGAACGGGGACGCGGAGGCAGCAGATACCGAGCCGG TCAAAGGATCCAGGAAAG CTGAGGAGCCAAAGGAGACCGATTTCCTGCACAGCCTGGATGGCAGAGGCTCCCagcaggtgctgggctgggcCCTGACCCGCCAGCATCTCCGGGCTCTTTTCACCAAGAGACTCCTCTACGCCCGGCGCAGCACCAGGGGCTTCTTCGCACAA ATCGTCCTGCCGGCTGTCTTTGTGTGCATCGCCCTCCTTTTCAGCCTGATCGTGCCACCCTTTGGGAAGTACCCCCCACTGCACCTGGAGCCCTGGATGTATGGGGAGCAGTTCACCTTTTTCAG TGATGACTCCCCGGGGGACCCTGATTCTGTGCAGCTCCTTGGAGCCCTGCTGGCCGAGCCGGGCTTCGGTACCAAGTGCATGAGGGATGCCCTGGAGGG GAGAGCGCCTTGCCCACCGGCGTCCCACGAACGAGGCTTCTGGACCCCCGAAGTGCCCCGGTCCCTGGCCGAGGTTTTCCGGAACACGAACTGGACGCCAGCCAACCCCTCCCCGGCCTGTGAGTGCAGCTCCCGGGGGGCCAGGAAGATGCTGCCCGACTGCCCCGAAgcagcgggggggcttcctcctCCACAG GTGCAAAGGGGCACCGGCGACATCCTCCAGAACCTCACAGGCAGGAACATCTCCGATTACCTGGTGAAAACCTACCCCAAGATCATCCGCCAGGG gttgagaaccaagAAATGGGTCAACGAGCAGAG GTACGGCGGCATCTCGCTGGGTGCCCATAGCTCTCAGACCCTGCCCTCGGCAGAGGAGGTGGATGGTGCTGTGCGGGAGATCCGGGCTGTGCTGAACATCACAAAG GGGAGCCCCATAGACAGGCTGCTAGGAAACCTGACCAGCTTCATCGAAGGGCTGGACACGCACAATAATGTTAAG GTCTGGTTCAACAACAAGGGCTGGCATGCCATGGTGTCCTTCGTCAACGTGGTGAACAACGGGCTGCTGCGGGCCAGCCTGCCCCCGGGCGCGGAGCCCTGGCGCTACGGCATCACGGCCATCAATCACCCCCTGAACCTCACCAAGGAGCAGCTCTCGGAGGCCGCGCT GATGGCCACATCAGTGGATGTGCTGGTCTCCATCTGTGTGATGTTCGCCATGTCCTTCATCCCCGCCAGCTTCGTCCTCTTCCTCATCGAGGAGCGGGTCAGCAAGGCCAAGCACCTGCAGTTCGTCAGCGGCATGAAGCCCAGCGTTTACTGGCTGGGCAACTTCGCCTGGGACATG TGTAACTACCtggtcccagcagggctggtCGTCCTCATCTTCCTCTGCTTCCAGCAGAAGTCCTACGTGTCCTCAGCCAACCTgccctccctggtgctgctgctgttcctctaTGG CTGGTCCATCACGCCGCTGATGTACCCGGCCTCCTTCCTCTTCAGCATCCCCAGCACGGCCTACGTGGTGCTGACCTGCGTCAACCTCTTCATTGGCATCAATGGCAGCGTGGCCACCTTCGTGCTGGAGCTCTTCATCGACCAG aAGCTGAACCATGTCAACCGCATCCTGAAGAAGGTTTTCCTCGTCTTCCCGCACTTCTGCCTGGGCCGGGGCCTCATCGACATGGTGAAGAACCAGGCCATGGCCGATGCTTTCGAGAGGTTCG gagacaAGCGTTTCGTGTCTCCGCTGTGCTGGGACCTGGCTGGGAAGAACATGTTTGCCATGGCTCTCCAGGGCATCGTCTTCTTCCTCTTCACCATCCTGCTGCAGTACAGGTTCTTCGTCAAGCTCCG GCCCTTTGCTGTTAAACTTCCCCCTCTGGGCAGGGAGGACGAGGACGTGGCCAGGGAGCGGGAGAAGATCACAAGTGGAGCACGGCAGGGAGACATCCTGGTGCTGCATGACCTGACCAAG GTGTACCGGGCGAGGAAGAAGCCGGCTGTGGACCGCCTGTGTGTGGGAATCCCCCCGGGGGAG TGTTTCGGTCTCCTGGGGGTGAACGGCGCTGGGAAGACGTCCACCTTCAAAATGCTGACTGGGGACACAGAGGTGACCCTAGGAGATGCCTGTCTGAAAGGGCACAg CGTGCTCCGCGACTTGCAGTCGGTCCATCAGAACATGGGCTACTGCCCCCAGTTCGACGCCATCAACGACCTGCTGACGGGACGGGAGCACCTGGTGTTCTACTGCCGTGTGCGAGGTGTCCCCGAGGAGGAGACGCCCAGG gtggctcagtggggggtctCCAAGCTGGGCCTGGCGCAGTACGCCGACAGACCCGCCGGGGGCTACAGCGGGGGGAACAAACGCAAGCTCTCCACGGCCATCGCCCTCCTTGGTGCCCCGCCGGTCGTCTTCCTG GACGAGCCGACCACAGGGATGGACCCGCGAGCCAGGCGGTTCCTGTGGAACTGTATCCTCAGCGTGATCAAAGAGGGCAGATCCGTGGTGCTCACCTCCCACAG CATGGAGGAGTGCGAAGCCCTGTGCACCCGCATGGCCATCATGGTGAACGGCCGGTTCCGCTGCCTGGGGAGCGTGCAGCATCTGAAGAGCAG GTTTGGCGACGGCTACACGATCACCCTGCGGGTGTCGGGCCCCAGGCCGGATCTGCGGCCCGTGGAGACGTTCATCCAGGACTCCTTCCCCGGCATCGTCCTCAAAGAGAGGCACCATTGCATGCTGCAGTACCAGCTACCCTCTCGGAGCTGCTCCCTGGCCAAGATCTTCAGCATCTTGTCCACTCACAGGGGCACCTACTGCATCGAGGACTATTCCGTGTCCCAAACTACGCTGGACCAG GTGTTTGTCCATTTCGCCAAGGACCAAAGTGAAGACGAGCCCCTGCCGGACTTGGCACCCCTGTccaagccccagccccctgaccccTGGAAGAGGATCACCCACTTCCTGGAGGACGACAGCTACCAGGAGAGTGCAGTCTGA